A part of Caretta caretta isolate rCarCar2 chromosome 1, rCarCar1.hap1, whole genome shotgun sequence genomic DNA contains:
- the GPR12 gene encoding G-protein coupled receptor 12 isoform X1 produces the protein MHQAPRPGASAEGIAPALPIAQPGAGSAAPSPCLCSANNEPARSSLPCCIERTWRPSSSSRGEAKKTGVKMNEDLKVNLSWLPQDHLEASSPENVSTAASSLIPVVDPEPELIVNPWDIVLCTSGTLISCENAIVVLIIFQNPNLRAPMFLLIGSLALADLLAGIGLIINFIFAYLLQSEATKLVTVGLIVSSFSASVCSLLAITVDRYLSLYYALTYNSERTVTFTYIMLILLWGASICIGLLPIMGWNCLKDESTCSVIRPLTKNNAAILSVSFLLMFALMLQLYVQICKIVMRHAHQIALQHHFLATSHYVTTRKGVSTLAIILGTFAACWIPFTLYSLIADYTYPSIYTYATLLPATYNSIINPVIYAFRNQEIQKAFWLICCGCIPSSLSQRARSPSDV, from the exons aTGCACCAGGCACCGCGTCCAGGGGCCAGCGCGGAGGGGATTGCACCTGCGCTCCCTATTGCACAGCCAGGAGCTGGCAGTGCCGCCCCCTCCCCGTGTCTGTGCAGTGCAAACAATGAACCTGCCAGGAGCAGCCTGCCCTGCTGCATAGAAAGGACCTGGAgaccctcctcctccagcagggGAGAAGCCAAG AAGACAGGGGTTAAAATGAATGAAGATCTGAAGGTTAATTTAAGCTGGCTGCCTCAAGATCATTTAGAAGCCAGCTCTCCAGAGAATGTCTCAACCGCAGCCTCGTCCCTGATTCCTGTCGTAGACCCAGAACCAGAGCTCATAGTAAACCCCTGGGACATTGTTTTGTGTACTTCAGGAACCCTTATCTCCTGTGAAAATGCCATTGTGGTCCTTATCATTTTCCAAAATCCTAATCTTCGTGCCCCCATGTTCCTTCTGATAGGCAGCCTGGCACTTGCAGACCTCTTAGCAGGAATTGGATTGATCATCAATTTTATTTTTGCCTATCTTCTACAGTCAGAAGCTACAAAACTGGTCACTGTTGGACTGATTGTTTCCTCTTTCTCTGCATCTGTCTGCAGCTTGCTGGCTATTACTGTTGATCGTTACCTCTCATTGtattatgctttgacttataattcAGAAAGGACTGTCACTTTTACCTATATCATGCTTATTTTGCTCTGGGGAGCATCTATCTGTATTGGACTGCTGCCTATAATGGGCTGGAACTGCCTCAAAGATGAATCCACCTGCAGTGTTATCAGACCGCTCACTAAAAATAATGCAGCTATCCTTTCAGTCTCTTTCTTGCTCATGTTTGCTCTCATGCTGCAGCTCTACGTTCAAATTTGTAAAATCGTGATGCGCCATGCCCATCAGATTGCCTTGCAACACCATTTCCTGGCCACGTCCCATTATGTGACCACCCGAAAAGGAGTGTCTACTTTGGCCATTATTTTGGGGACCTTTGCTGCTTGTTGGATTCCTTTTACACTCTATTCTTTAATAGCAGATTACACTTATCCTTCAATATATACCTATGCCACTCTCCTGCCAGCCACCTACAATTCCATCATCAATCCTGTAATATATGCGTTTagaaaccaggaaatacaaaaaGCATTTTGGCTTATCTGCTGTGGCTGTATCCCCTCTAGCCTGTCTCAAAGAGCAAGATCACCTAGTGATGTTTGA
- the GPR12 gene encoding G-protein coupled receptor 12 isoform X2: MHQAPRPGASAEGIAPALPIAQPGAGSAAPSPCLCSANNEPARSSLPCCIERTWRPSSSSRGEAKTGVKMNEDLKVNLSWLPQDHLEASSPENVSTAASSLIPVVDPEPELIVNPWDIVLCTSGTLISCENAIVVLIIFQNPNLRAPMFLLIGSLALADLLAGIGLIINFIFAYLLQSEATKLVTVGLIVSSFSASVCSLLAITVDRYLSLYYALTYNSERTVTFTYIMLILLWGASICIGLLPIMGWNCLKDESTCSVIRPLTKNNAAILSVSFLLMFALMLQLYVQICKIVMRHAHQIALQHHFLATSHYVTTRKGVSTLAIILGTFAACWIPFTLYSLIADYTYPSIYTYATLLPATYNSIINPVIYAFRNQEIQKAFWLICCGCIPSSLSQRARSPSDV; encoded by the exons aTGCACCAGGCACCGCGTCCAGGGGCCAGCGCGGAGGGGATTGCACCTGCGCTCCCTATTGCACAGCCAGGAGCTGGCAGTGCCGCCCCCTCCCCGTGTCTGTGCAGTGCAAACAATGAACCTGCCAGGAGCAGCCTGCCCTGCTGCATAGAAAGGACCTGGAgaccctcctcctccagcagggGAGAAGCCAAG ACAGGGGTTAAAATGAATGAAGATCTGAAGGTTAATTTAAGCTGGCTGCCTCAAGATCATTTAGAAGCCAGCTCTCCAGAGAATGTCTCAACCGCAGCCTCGTCCCTGATTCCTGTCGTAGACCCAGAACCAGAGCTCATAGTAAACCCCTGGGACATTGTTTTGTGTACTTCAGGAACCCTTATCTCCTGTGAAAATGCCATTGTGGTCCTTATCATTTTCCAAAATCCTAATCTTCGTGCCCCCATGTTCCTTCTGATAGGCAGCCTGGCACTTGCAGACCTCTTAGCAGGAATTGGATTGATCATCAATTTTATTTTTGCCTATCTTCTACAGTCAGAAGCTACAAAACTGGTCACTGTTGGACTGATTGTTTCCTCTTTCTCTGCATCTGTCTGCAGCTTGCTGGCTATTACTGTTGATCGTTACCTCTCATTGtattatgctttgacttataattcAGAAAGGACTGTCACTTTTACCTATATCATGCTTATTTTGCTCTGGGGAGCATCTATCTGTATTGGACTGCTGCCTATAATGGGCTGGAACTGCCTCAAAGATGAATCCACCTGCAGTGTTATCAGACCGCTCACTAAAAATAATGCAGCTATCCTTTCAGTCTCTTTCTTGCTCATGTTTGCTCTCATGCTGCAGCTCTACGTTCAAATTTGTAAAATCGTGATGCGCCATGCCCATCAGATTGCCTTGCAACACCATTTCCTGGCCACGTCCCATTATGTGACCACCCGAAAAGGAGTGTCTACTTTGGCCATTATTTTGGGGACCTTTGCTGCTTGTTGGATTCCTTTTACACTCTATTCTTTAATAGCAGATTACACTTATCCTTCAATATATACCTATGCCACTCTCCTGCCAGCCACCTACAATTCCATCATCAATCCTGTAATATATGCGTTTagaaaccaggaaatacaaaaaGCATTTTGGCTTATCTGCTGTGGCTGTATCCCCTCTAGCCTGTCTCAAAGAGCAAGATCACCTAGTGATGTTTGA